In one window of Bifidobacterium sp. WK041_4_12 DNA:
- a CDS encoding DEAD/DEAH box helicase → MPDNPTRRYAAFRKRQAHTHTAAFRFASTLPFELDPFQEEAIEALEADDNVLVAAPTGSGKTVVADFAVFLAQEHNVKAFYTTPIKALSNQKYHDLVEVFGEDHVGLLTGDTSINSEADIVVMTTEVLRNMLYEHSTTLQALRYVILDEVHYLSDRFRGPVWEEVIIHLPASVRVIGLSATVSNVEDFSDWLQSVRGHTKLVITENRPVPLEQHVIVQSDDHTPPELIDLYRRNSNEGSHQPKLNPQLIERLDQLDRQAARAHNNVQERKHGARHGRNGFRHNGQSNHFANARHVPRRWAVVDELDYQDMLPGIYFIFSRNGCDQAVEQCMNAGLELTTADEAQRIRSIVDDMVDGQLSRDDLKTLHFSSFRFALEEGFAAHHAGMVSLFRQIVERLFEAGLVKMVFATETLALGINMPARCVVVEKLEKFNGTGHVTLTPGEFTQLTGRAGRRGIDSIGHAVVVDHRDFVPATAAALASKRVYPLHSSFRPTFNMAVNLLNSSDYTTARITLDHSFAQWEANESAWQLESRMDTLTQALHGYEEAFACDYGDFAEFMEIRRRLSDAQKHDRQELKHTRFRSEQARSRAFRELDQRIAALKDQERHHPCRECPDVTTHLKWGHRWLREKKELERVRERYESRTGSVARQFDHICEILNALGFITPEYDTVESSLEHAKVNYALTPRGQMLRRIYSEQDLVLAQMIVDRDLQGLSAPELAAVVSSLVYEARRGEGGGDGNFPGGPQGNMAIAVQATLGSRAHVSMLCEDYGLEPVKELDFGMAQIVYAWANGESLSRVLRNSELTGGDFVRNTKRLADLLTQIAQVGNFFKDAASLSETAQQAVHAVNRGIVAYSGVD, encoded by the coding sequence ATGCCAGATAATCCGACTCGGCGTTACGCTGCGTTCAGGAAAAGACAGGCTCATACACACACTGCTGCCTTTCGTTTCGCCAGCACACTACCATTTGAACTTGACCCCTTTCAGGAAGAGGCCATAGAAGCCCTGGAAGCTGATGACAACGTGCTCGTCGCAGCCCCAACGGGATCTGGCAAGACGGTCGTTGCAGATTTTGCTGTCTTTCTTGCGCAGGAGCATAATGTCAAGGCGTTCTACACGACCCCCATCAAGGCGTTGAGCAATCAGAAATATCATGATCTGGTTGAGGTATTTGGAGAGGATCATGTGGGTCTTCTGACCGGAGACACGTCAATCAACTCAGAGGCAGACATCGTCGTAATGACGACGGAAGTGCTGCGCAACATGCTGTATGAGCACTCAACCACGCTTCAGGCTCTACGATATGTCATTCTTGACGAGGTTCATTATCTCAGCGACCGGTTCAGGGGACCGGTCTGGGAGGAAGTGATCATTCATCTTCCTGCATCCGTCCGCGTCATTGGACTGTCTGCAACCGTGTCAAACGTTGAGGATTTCTCCGACTGGCTGCAATCGGTTCGTGGCCACACCAAGCTCGTCATCACGGAAAACCGACCCGTGCCTTTGGAACAGCATGTGATCGTTCAATCGGACGACCATACCCCTCCCGAACTCATTGATCTGTATCGAAGGAATTCAAACGAGGGCAGTCATCAGCCCAAGCTCAACCCTCAATTGATCGAACGCCTCGATCAGCTGGATCGGCAAGCTGCACGCGCGCACAACAACGTTCAGGAGCGTAAGCACGGTGCCAGACATGGGCGCAATGGCTTCCGGCACAACGGTCAATCCAATCACTTCGCCAATGCCCGTCATGTGCCTCGTCGCTGGGCTGTAGTCGATGAATTGGACTACCAGGACATGCTTCCTGGCATATATTTCATCTTCTCACGCAACGGGTGCGATCAGGCGGTCGAGCAGTGCATGAACGCAGGTCTTGAACTCACCACAGCCGACGAGGCGCAGCGCATTCGCAGCATCGTTGACGACATGGTCGATGGACAGCTCAGCAGGGATGATTTGAAGACCTTGCATTTCTCGTCGTTCAGGTTTGCACTCGAAGAAGGGTTTGCCGCGCATCATGCCGGTATGGTCTCACTGTTCAGACAGATTGTCGAACGGCTGTTCGAGGCAGGTCTGGTCAAGATGGTCTTTGCCACGGAAACACTGGCTTTGGGTATCAATATGCCGGCACGCTGCGTGGTGGTGGAGAAACTTGAAAAGTTCAACGGCACTGGCCATGTGACGTTGACTCCTGGCGAGTTCACGCAGCTCACCGGTCGCGCTGGTCGTCGTGGCATCGACAGCATTGGACATGCAGTCGTTGTCGATCATCGAGACTTTGTTCCGGCAACCGCTGCGGCACTGGCCAGCAAACGAGTATATCCGCTGCATTCAAGCTTCAGACCAACGTTCAACATGGCTGTGAATCTGTTGAATTCCAGTGATTATACGACGGCACGAATCACTCTCGACCACTCCTTTGCCCAGTGGGAAGCCAATGAATCGGCCTGGCAGCTAGAATCACGCATGGATACGCTCACACAGGCACTGCATGGATATGAAGAGGCGTTTGCCTGTGACTACGGTGATTTTGCCGAGTTCATGGAGATTCGCAGGAGACTCTCGGATGCTCAGAAGCATGACCGTCAGGAGCTCAAGCACACACGATTTAGATCTGAACAAGCACGAAGTCGGGCATTCAGAGAGCTCGATCAGCGCATTGCAGCATTAAAGGATCAGGAACGGCATCATCCGTGCAGAGAATGCCCAGATGTGACCACTCATTTGAAATGGGGCCATCGTTGGCTGCGCGAGAAAAAGGAGCTCGAACGGGTTCGAGAACGGTATGAATCACGGACAGGTTCCGTAGCCCGTCAATTCGATCACATCTGCGAGATTCTCAACGCCTTGGGATTCATCACTCCTGAGTATGACACTGTTGAGTCTTCGCTCGAACATGCGAAGGTAAACTACGCCTTGACTCCACGCGGTCAGATGCTCAGACGAATATATAGCGAACAGGATCTGGTACTCGCTCAGATGATTGTCGATCGGGATCTGCAAGGTCTTTCAGCTCCAGAGCTCGCGGCTGTCGTGTCATCGCTGGTCTATGAAGCTCGACGTGGCGAAGGCGGGGGAGACGGCAACTTCCCCGGCGGGCCTCAAGGCAACATGGCTATAGCCGTTCAGGCAACGCTGGGAAGCAGGGCTCACGTTTCCATGCTCTGCGAAGACTATGGTCTTGAACCCGTCAAGGAACTCGATTTTGGCATGGCCCAGATTGTCTATGCATGGGCAAACGGCGAGTCTCTGTCGCGTGTGCTGCGCAATTCAGAACTCACAGGCGGCGACTTTGTACGAAACACCAAGCGACTCGCGGATTTGCTCACGCAGATAGCTCAGGTCGGCAACTTCTTCAAGGATGCCGCCTCGCTGTCAGAGACTGCTCAGCAGGCTGTGCACGCTGTGAACCGTGGAATAGTCGCATATTCAGGTGTTGACTGA
- a CDS encoding RNA polymerase-binding protein RbpA, which produces MAERSLRGMSIGAKSLESDDNVDFAARTDVAYICPKGHRTILPFAEGAEIPDQWECRCGEVAHREGEQDQEADEITKPTRTHWDMLLERRSTDELKTLLDKRLEMHHDGWIPDYE; this is translated from the coding sequence ATGGCAGAGCGCAGTTTGCGAGGCATGAGTATCGGGGCAAAGTCTCTGGAATCAGACGATAATGTGGACTTTGCTGCACGTACGGATGTGGCATACATCTGTCCAAAGGGTCATCGAACCATTCTTCCCTTTGCTGAAGGTGCCGAAATCCCAGATCAGTGGGAGTGCCGCTGTGGTGAGGTTGCTCATCGCGAGGGGGAGCAGGATCAGGAAGCGGATGAAATTACCAAGCCAACGCGTACGCATTGGGATATGCTGCTCGAACGCCGTTCGACAGATGAATTGAAGACCTTGCTCGACAAGCGTCTTGAGATGCATCATGACGGCTGGATTCCCGATTACGAATAA
- a CDS encoding HAD hydrolase-like protein, whose protein sequence is MTQHPRKVVLLDLDGTLTESAPGILASVKKTFQAIDMPVPDDHELQQFIGPAIIESLQRNHVPEDKLQLAVDTYRSYYSDVDAFDDPQEPGAKVPGKFVNVIYPGIIDQLRQLRAAGYYLAIATCKPEYQAAPICDHFHLNEEVDGLYGASRDMTRLNKDQVIRYAFDAIGFDESQGDIAIMVGDRWTDVDGAKAVGIASIGCNWGYANPGELKEHGVTTTIDAVRDLTDAVNDLFAQLESDKPAVQSQQTVK, encoded by the coding sequence ATGACTCAACATCCACGCAAGGTCGTGTTACTGGATTTGGATGGCACCTTGACGGAATCTGCCCCTGGAATTCTTGCAAGCGTCAAGAAGACCTTCCAGGCGATCGACATGCCGGTTCCCGATGATCATGAGCTCCAGCAATTCATCGGGCCTGCGATCATCGAATCCTTGCAGCGCAACCATGTTCCCGAAGATAAGCTCCAGCTTGCGGTAGACACCTACCGTAGCTATTACAGCGACGTCGATGCATTCGACGATCCGCAAGAACCGGGGGCCAAAGTTCCTGGCAAATTCGTCAACGTCATCTATCCCGGAATCATCGATCAGCTCAGGCAGCTCAGAGCAGCTGGCTATTATCTGGCGATTGCCACATGCAAGCCTGAATATCAGGCAGCACCGATATGTGATCATTTCCATCTCAACGAAGAAGTCGACGGACTCTACGGCGCAAGCCGCGACATGACGAGGCTGAATAAGGATCAGGTCATACGCTACGCCTTTGATGCCATCGGATTTGACGAGTCTCAGGGCGATATCGCGATCATGGTTGGTGATCGTTGGACGGATGTCGATGGTGCCAAGGCAGTTGGCATCGCCTCGATTGGCTGCAACTGGGGCTACGCCAATCCAGGTGAACTTAAGGAACATGGCGTGACGACCACCATCGATGCAGTCCGTGATCTGACTGATGCGGTCAATGACCTGTTTGCACAGCTTGAATCCGACAAGCCTGCGGTACAAAGCCAGCAGACGGTTAAATAG